A genomic window from Oceanobacillus timonensis includes:
- a CDS encoding alpha-D-ribose 1-methylphosphonate 5-phosphate C-P-lyase PhnJ: MKHTTHFAFFDEGSKKEIRRTTLKAVAIPGYQVPFASREMPIARGWGTGGLQLTLSLIGKEDTLKVIDQGADESVNAVSIKKLVQQTTNVELTNHTEAASIIQSRHRIPEAQLSEEQILVLQVPTPEPLRKVEASEYATKRLHAEEEYSGAWLLLFEQIMKYGKTATGADHPVYVNGRYVMAPSPIPRFDNPKLHASKALTLLGAGREKKIYAVPPYTEVASLAFEDYPFSVESFAGHACHLCGAKDVFLDELVDEETGETYYQCNDTSYCIDRLNSEEQVEVKHHHA; encoded by the coding sequence ATGAAGCATACAACACATTTTGCTTTTTTTGATGAAGGGTCAAAAAAAGAAATTCGCCGAACAACATTAAAAGCAGTGGCTATTCCGGGCTATCAAGTCCCATTTGCCTCTAGAGAAATGCCGATTGCAAGAGGCTGGGGCACAGGAGGATTGCAGCTTACCTTATCTTTAATTGGTAAAGAAGATACATTAAAAGTAATTGACCAAGGTGCAGATGAATCGGTCAATGCTGTCAGTATTAAGAAACTCGTACAGCAAACAACAAATGTTGAGTTAACAAATCATACAGAAGCGGCCTCCATCATTCAATCGAGGCACCGCATTCCGGAAGCACAGCTTTCAGAAGAGCAAATTTTGGTATTACAGGTCCCGACACCTGAACCATTACGTAAGGTAGAAGCTAGCGAGTATGCAACGAAACGGCTGCATGCGGAAGAAGAATACAGCGGTGCTTGGCTTTTGCTGTTTGAGCAGATTATGAAGTATGGGAAGACAGCGACAGGTGCAGATCATCCGGTATATGTAAATGGCCGCTATGTGATGGCGCCAAGTCCCATTCCAAGATTCGACAATCCTAAATTGCATGCGTCCAAAGCCCTGACATTACTTGGTGCAGGCCGGGAGAAGAAAATCTATGCTGTGCCGCCGTATACGGAAGTGGCATCCCTTGCCTTTGAGGACTATCCGTTCAGCGTGGAATCATTTGCTGGCCATGCGTGTCATTTATGTGGAGCCAAAGATGTTTTTCTTGATGAACTGGTCGATGAGGAAACGGGTGAAACATATTATCAATGTAATGATACGAGCTATTGTATAGATCGATTAAACAGTGAGGAGCAAGTGGAGGTGAAACACCATCATGCATGA
- the phnG gene encoding phosphonate C-P lyase system protein PhnG produces the protein MKRKRRTEILIQSDTDFAESLANQIKQTYSYKEIVAPQYGLTMVKMRESAKKSLFYIGEVLVTEAKVELNEQIGIGIIQGMHDDLALNLAIIDAAYNASLPETLSWKDALVAAEADIKRKKAKQQAELMETKVSFETMDV, from the coding sequence ATGAAAAGAAAGAGAAGGACTGAGATTCTTATCCAATCAGACACTGATTTTGCAGAGAGCCTGGCAAATCAAATAAAACAGACATACAGCTACAAGGAGATTGTTGCTCCACAATATGGATTAACGATGGTAAAAATGCGAGAAAGCGCAAAAAAATCTTTATTCTATATTGGTGAAGTTCTTGTTACAGAAGCAAAGGTAGAGCTAAATGAGCAAATCGGTATAGGGATAATACAAGGAATGCATGATGATTTGGCATTGAACTTAGCTATTATTGATGCTGCCTATAACGCGAGCTTACCGGAAACATTGTCTTGGAAGGATGCTTTAGTAGCGGCTGAAGCAGATATAAAACGTAAAAAAGCAAAACAACAGGCAGAATTAATGGAAACAAAAGTAAGCTTTGAAACAATGGATGTTTAG
- a CDS encoding TetR/AcrR family transcriptional regulator → MSDTSNNPSAIRSQECLTDALLYLLEEKSFQKITIKEIAEQAVLDRSTFYRHFDSKNAVLERYLHQLAQEYLRRLDVGENMDMGKVASIFITFWMENIDFIRIIRKNDLDSLLLKAFNKHLPSIHRLTENKFAYAISEENMEFALAFNAGGMRNILMK, encoded by the coding sequence ATGTCTGATACAAGCAATAATCCTTCTGCCATCAGGTCTCAAGAATGTTTGACAGACGCGCTTTTATACCTTTTGGAAGAAAAATCCTTCCAAAAAATCACCATTAAAGAGATTGCTGAACAAGCCGTTTTAGACCGAAGTACCTTCTACCGGCATTTTGATTCAAAAAATGCTGTTCTGGAACGATACCTCCATCAGCTGGCACAAGAATACCTGCGAAGGCTGGATGTAGGAGAAAATATGGACATGGGGAAAGTGGCAAGCATTTTCATCACTTTTTGGATGGAAAATATAGACTTTATTCGTATCATTCGAAAAAATGATTTGGATAGTTTACTATTAAAGGCTTTTAATAAACACCTGCCTTCTATCCACAGACTCACTGAAAACAAATTTGCCTATGCCATCAGTGAAGAAAATATGGAATTTGCTTTAGCTTTCAATGCAGGGGGAATGCGGAATATCCTGATGAAATAG
- a CDS encoding GntR family transcriptional regulator, with product MAIDKETRIIDDIMEKIIAKTMHPGEKLPSENKLAEKYNVPRITARNALTTLEARGYIYSVQGKGRFLKETSKPIQLHLTGSTSFTDKMKQAGYHLTTKNMYCTKINYDSTVYDALQADLEAEVYKIGRLRLIDDEPIAIHQSFVNQALFPDIAQNGPQILSMFAYYRQLGYEEFKSKQSLLSITFPTSYEQELLSCGSMVPLIVLETGCIDVKTEKVLEYTKIIYRSDKFKYDITTDESR from the coding sequence ATGGCTATAGATAAAGAAACAAGAATTATTGACGACATAATGGAAAAGATTATAGCGAAAACGATGCACCCTGGTGAAAAGCTCCCTTCTGAAAATAAACTCGCAGAAAAGTATAATGTACCGCGTATCACAGCAAGAAATGCTTTAACTACATTGGAAGCACGCGGGTATATTTATTCTGTACAGGGGAAAGGCCGCTTTTTAAAAGAAACGTCCAAACCAATTCAATTGCATTTAACAGGAAGCACCAGTTTCACGGATAAGATGAAGCAAGCCGGTTATCATTTGACGACAAAAAACATGTACTGTACAAAAATTAATTATGATAGCACAGTCTATGATGCATTACAGGCAGATTTGGAAGCAGAGGTTTATAAAATTGGCCGGCTGCGATTAATTGACGATGAACCAATAGCGATTCATCAGTCGTTTGTAAACCAAGCACTATTTCCGGATATAGCTCAAAATGGGCCGCAAATATTGTCTATGTTTGCTTATTACCGTCAATTAGGATATGAGGAATTTAAGAGTAAACAATCATTATTAAGTATTACATTTCCCACTTCTTATGAACAAGAACTGTTGTCGTGCGGCAGTATGGTTCCCCTTATCGTGCTTGAGACGGGTTGTATCGATGTCAAAACGGAGAAGGTGCTGGAATACACGAAAATTATTTATCGCAGTGATAAATTTAAATATGATATTACAACAGATGAAAGTCGGTGA
- the phnM gene encoding phosphonate metabolism protein PhnM: MYVIHNGKVITEETILEDHAVLVEKSTIQSIIQETEIDNYPEADRINANGGYISPGFIDIHSDYIETVASPRPTSMMDFNISLREAEKILIGHGITTIFHSLSFFREDAFGHKPIRKPENVQRMIDAIANTHHELHLIRHRLHARFEIDNILEVDQLIRNVEADKVHLLSFMDHTPGQGQYRDLEVYRETLQGYRDLSDEAVQTIILERQNVESITIERMQEVAELAISKGIAVASHDDDNIDKLHLVQSFGTTISEFPITMKIAKKAKELGLKTVAGAPNVLLGGSHSGNLSAAEAISEDCIDILCSDYYPAALLHAIFSLSETHGNDLHDMFMKVTLNPAKAVRMDHEIGSIKSGKKADMLVIERMDDGYPMLTKAMVNGSLITTTNYRIN; encoded by the coding sequence GTGTATGTTATTCATAATGGAAAAGTGATTACAGAAGAAACGATACTTGAAGACCATGCTGTACTTGTGGAAAAGAGCACCATTCAATCAATCATTCAAGAAACGGAAATCGATAATTATCCCGAGGCTGACAGAATTAATGCGAATGGTGGATATATTTCGCCAGGCTTTATTGATATCCATTCAGACTATATTGAAACAGTTGCTTCACCGAGGCCAACGAGTATGATGGATTTTAATATCAGCTTGAGAGAAGCAGAGAAAATATTAATTGGTCACGGAATTACAACGATATTTCACTCGTTATCTTTTTTTCGGGAAGATGCATTTGGGCATAAGCCAATCCGTAAACCTGAAAATGTACAACGGATGATAGATGCGATTGCCAATACCCATCATGAACTGCATTTGATTCGTCATCGATTACATGCCCGATTTGAAATCGATAATATCTTAGAGGTAGATCAGTTAATCCGCAATGTCGAGGCAGATAAGGTTCATCTCCTTTCATTTATGGATCATACACCTGGTCAAGGACAGTATCGTGACTTAGAAGTATACCGGGAAACCTTACAAGGCTATCGCGATTTATCTGATGAGGCGGTACAAACCATTATTTTAGAAAGACAAAATGTAGAGAGTATCACGATTGAACGCATGCAGGAGGTTGCTGAATTAGCTATATCCAAAGGGATAGCAGTAGCATCACATGACGATGACAATATCGATAAGCTTCATCTTGTACAATCCTTTGGTACGACAATCAGCGAGTTCCCAATTACGATGAAAATTGCCAAGAAAGCAAAGGAGCTTGGATTGAAGACAGTAGCGGGCGCTCCTAACGTATTGCTTGGCGGCTCGCATTCAGGGAATTTGTCAGCGGCTGAAGCCATTTCAGAAGATTGTATTGATATTTTATGCAGTGATTATTATCCTGCAGCTTTGTTACACGCGATCTTTTCTTTAAGTGAAACGCATGGAAATGATTTGCACGACATGTTTATGAAAGTAACTCTTAACCCTGCAAAGGCTGTGCGAATGGATCATGAAATAGGGTCAATAAAATCTGGTAAAAAAGCAGATATGCTTGTTATTGAACGAATGGATGACGGTTACCCGATGTTAACGAAAGCGATGGTAAATGGTTCGTTAATTACAACGACAAATTACCGTATAAACTAA
- a CDS encoding carboxymuconolactone decarboxylase family protein translates to MDNRINYFKVAPNAMTPIMESEKYVRKTSIDRKLKELIKIRVSQINGCSYCLNMHTKAAKKLNVSDKQIDALKHWKTEEIFTEMDRAAFELAENMTLVSENGVSDALYEKVREYFDEKEYVELAMVIIQINTWNRLSIAMGNHAEV, encoded by the coding sequence ATGGATAATCGAATAAACTATTTTAAAGTTGCTCCAAACGCAATGACACCCATTATGGAATCTGAAAAATATGTACGGAAAACTTCGATTGACAGGAAGCTGAAAGAGCTTATTAAGATTAGAGTTTCACAGATTAATGGGTGCTCTTATTGTCTGAATATGCATACCAAAGCAGCGAAAAAGCTAAACGTATCCGACAAACAGATAGATGCACTGAAGCATTGGAAAACGGAAGAAATATTTACGGAGATGGATCGGGCTGCATTTGAACTGGCAGAGAATATGACGCTAGTTTCAGAAAATGGAGTCAGTGATGCGTTGTATGAGAAGGTAAGGGAATATTTTGATGAAAAGGAATATGTGGAGCTTGCAATGGTCATTATTCAAATCAATACGTGGAATAGATTGTCTATTGCGATGGGGAATCACGCTGAAGTATAG
- a CDS encoding transposase, translating into MFTAPLILEKEADYMKHDRLTKKLIQEFFEEFIEAFFPNLYPYIDFSKVTFLEQEVYLDYINGRKKEIDVLAAVKLNHEDKILHIHTEAQSTHEANFPERMFLYFSYLYAKHRKPIQPIAVLSYNREKEEPTQFRIDTPTQDVLQFNFLQLHLIKKDWRAYIQSDNPAAAALLSQMGYEEHERVQVKLEFLRMITRMQINPAQMEFLYGYFETYLKLNKEEESEMMEQMENLPEEEKEVVLKLPNSYFERGLEKGKQEGKQEIALELLAIGMPVNQIAEITKLSKEEIKKLADE; encoded by the coding sequence TTGTTTACAGCACCATTAATTCTAGAAAAAGAAGCAGACTACATGAAGCATGATCGGTTGACGAAAAAGCTGATACAAGAGTTTTTTGAAGAGTTTATCGAAGCATTTTTCCCCAATCTCTATCCCTACATTGATTTCTCCAAGGTCACCTTCCTCGAACAAGAAGTATACTTGGACTACATCAATGGCCGCAAGAAAGAAATTGACGTTCTCGCAGCAGTAAAGCTGAATCACGAAGACAAAATCCTGCATATTCATACCGAAGCCCAATCAACGCATGAAGCAAATTTTCCCGAAAGAATGTTTCTTTATTTTAGTTACCTCTATGCCAAACACCGCAAACCCATTCAACCCATCGCTGTTTTGAGTTATAATAGGGAGAAAGAAGAACCGACGCAATTCAGAATCGATACCCCCACCCAAGACGTACTTCAATTTAACTTTTTACAATTACACTTAATCAAGAAAGACTGGAGAGCATATATTCAATCAGACAACCCGGCTGCCGCAGCATTGCTTAGTCAAATGGGCTATGAAGAGCATGAGCGGGTTCAGGTAAAGCTGGAGTTTCTGCGCATGATCACCCGGATGCAAATCAACCCGGCGCAAATGGAGTTTCTATATGGCTATTTCGAGACTTATCTAAAACTAAACAAAGAGGAGGAATCCGAAATGATGGAGCAAATGGAAAACTTACCGGAGGAGGAAAAAGAAGTGGTATTGAAGCTGCCGAATTCTTATTTTGAGAGAGGATTGGAGAAAGGAAAGCAGGAAGGAAAACAAGAAATAGCTTTAGAATTGCTGGCAATAGGAATGCCGGTCAACCAAATCGCAGAGATCACAAAATTAAGCAAAGAAGAGATTAAAAAGCTGGCAGACGAGTAA
- the phnH gene encoding phosphonate C-P lyase system protein PhnH → MPIDQVHDLQKVYRSILDSMARPGKVTNLEAYKERMDYEIACYDTTLLITMTLLDGEVSFHVISENSQVVKDKIAAYTLAKHAPVEEADFIIVLKDAPDASIVEGMRAAKTGDLINPQHSSTWIMESSAPLSNQNQLKLTGPGIKKQKDLFTSFKPSIWQTRSETVQEYPLGIDLMLTDEKWQITCIPRTTNVSEQEVR, encoded by the coding sequence ATGCCTATCGACCAAGTTCATGATTTACAAAAGGTGTATCGGAGTATATTGGACAGTATGGCTAGACCGGGAAAGGTGACTAATTTAGAAGCATATAAAGAGCGGATGGATTATGAAATAGCGTGCTATGATACGACCTTATTGATTACGATGACTTTGCTGGATGGAGAAGTATCGTTTCATGTTATTTCAGAGAACAGCCAGGTAGTCAAAGATAAGATTGCAGCTTATACATTAGCAAAGCATGCACCTGTAGAAGAAGCAGATTTTATTATTGTATTGAAAGATGCTCCAGATGCTTCCATTGTAGAAGGAATGAGAGCTGCAAAAACAGGAGACTTGATTAACCCGCAGCATTCTTCTACCTGGATAATGGAAAGCAGCGCGCCTCTTTCGAATCAGAATCAATTGAAATTAACTGGGCCAGGGATTAAAAAACAAAAGGATTTATTTACCAGTTTTAAACCAAGTATTTGGCAAACTAGAAGTGAGACAGTACAAGAATATCCACTCGGCATTGATCTGATGCTTACGGATGAAAAATGGCAAATTACTTGTATACCCCGAACAACCAATGTTTCTGAGCAGGAGGTGAGATGA
- a CDS encoding GNAT family N-acetyltransferase — protein MTMNIKTCNQDDLQALQEISVETFTETFQEQNTPENMQAYLENAYTLDKLQQEMVQKNATFFFVYYNDQLAGYMKVNTDKAQSEEVGEDALEIERIYIRSGFQRKGLGKYLMDKAIEIAKDKKKEKIWLGVWEYNEQALLFYEKNGFVRTGSHSFFMGDDEQTDYIMTKTLKIHS, from the coding sequence ATGACAATGAACATAAAAACTTGCAATCAAGATGACTTACAGGCGCTTCAAGAAATCAGCGTCGAAACGTTTACGGAAACATTTCAAGAACAGAATACACCGGAAAATATGCAAGCTTATTTGGAAAATGCATATACATTGGATAAACTTCAACAAGAAATGGTGCAAAAGAATGCAACGTTCTTTTTCGTTTATTATAATGACCAGCTGGCCGGGTATATGAAAGTGAATACAGATAAGGCACAATCCGAAGAAGTTGGAGAGGATGCTCTGGAAATAGAGCGTATCTATATTCGAAGCGGTTTCCAGCGAAAAGGATTAGGGAAATATCTGATGGACAAAGCAATTGAAATAGCCAAGGACAAAAAGAAGGAAAAAATATGGCTGGGCGTATGGGAATATAATGAACAGGCACTTCTTTTTTACGAGAAGAATGGTTTCGTGCGGACTGGATCACATTCCTTTTTTATGGGAGACGATGAGCAGACAGATTATATCATGACGAAAACACTGAAGATACATTCCTAA
- a CDS encoding DUF1129 family protein, with amino-acid sequence MLSKEAEKFLLNLRLELITRGKSEKDIQEIEEELRDHLMEAEANGKSIKSITGGSVKDYIHSISQELPREKGLIKNSILFIIYMLGVFTIPNLISGDFQLNTSVILYNLGILLIGILGTLFIVKKTARKYGDSKKTYIIVGIFSVFFFLAMVGGQFIIRNYPGVILADSNPSVNLIVGAILLGIFIIGALIVKQWFFAILIFLLCSPQIIAKIATGGSGPESESYVIISGVMLLVVSITVIGILTYTSKKEDNKTSH; translated from the coding sequence ATGCTAAGTAAAGAAGCAGAGAAGTTCTTATTGAATTTGCGTCTGGAATTAATCACGCGTGGTAAAAGTGAAAAAGACATCCAGGAAATTGAAGAAGAGCTGAGGGATCATTTAATGGAAGCAGAAGCAAATGGAAAAAGTATTAAAAGCATCACAGGGGGATCGGTAAAAGATTATATCCATTCCATTTCACAAGAATTGCCTCGGGAAAAAGGATTGATCAAAAATAGTATTTTATTTATTATCTATATGCTCGGCGTATTTACGATTCCTAACTTAATTAGCGGTGACTTCCAATTAAATACAAGCGTCATTCTTTATAATCTCGGCATTTTATTAATAGGCATATTGGGCACCTTATTCATTGTTAAAAAGACAGCTCGTAAGTATGGCGACAGCAAAAAAACCTATATAATTGTAGGAATTTTTTCCGTATTCTTCTTTCTTGCAATGGTCGGCGGTCAATTTATCATTCGCAATTACCCGGGGGTTATCCTTGCAGACAGTAACCCTTCTGTGAACCTTATTGTCGGAGCTATTCTTTTAGGTATTTTCATCATTGGTGCGCTTATCGTAAAACAGTGGTTTTTCGCAATCCTTATTTTCTTATTATGTTCCCCTCAAATCATTGCTAAAATCGCAACTGGCGGCAGCGGGCCGGAAAGTGAGTCCTATGTAATTATCTCCGGCGTCATGCTTTTGGTGGTCTCCATTACGGTAATAGGAATTTTAACGTACACATCGAAAAAAGAGGATAATAAGACTTCTCATTAA
- a CDS encoding carbon-phosphorus lyase complex subunit PhnI translates to MGYVAVKGGTMAIEASINRLTYDRLKEREIIEVNTIIATMRAMVDQVMSESSLYSPFLAALAIKQAEGSMEEAVFIMRSHRSTLPRLYYSNIIESDSMLVERRISASFKDIPGGQILGATTDYTHRLLDFSLAAETRLKNDQWMKQYMEKIKQEVKEDGEISYFPKVVDYLREEGLFGTYELDNTMPTDITKENLSFPASRSARLQTLTRGQTGAVTALGYASLRGYGQVHPTVGEVRVGKLPIYVEHPNEPEQTAEDSYYIGEIKVSEVESFVPVSIKNEQNEEELDFEIGYGICYGQNETKAIAMSILDQCLEHPEASFPTHDEEFVLLHIDSVEATGFISHLKLPHYVTFQSKLGSIREVKKKGGAQ, encoded by the coding sequence TTGGGATATGTAGCTGTCAAAGGCGGAACGATGGCAATTGAAGCATCTATCAATCGGTTAACATATGATCGTTTAAAAGAGAGAGAAATAATAGAAGTAAACACGATTATCGCAACAATGCGGGCAATGGTAGATCAAGTAATGTCAGAAAGCAGCTTATATTCGCCATTTCTTGCGGCATTAGCTATTAAACAAGCGGAAGGAAGTATGGAAGAAGCGGTGTTTATTATGCGATCCCATCGCTCTACATTACCAAGATTATATTATAGCAATATCATAGAGTCTGACTCGATGCTGGTAGAACGACGAATATCAGCAAGCTTCAAAGATATTCCTGGTGGTCAAATATTGGGGGCTACCACAGATTATACCCACCGTTTACTTGATTTTTCATTAGCAGCGGAAACGCGGCTGAAGAATGATCAATGGATGAAACAGTATATGGAAAAAATAAAGCAAGAAGTAAAAGAAGATGGTGAAATTTCATATTTTCCAAAGGTAGTAGATTATTTACGTGAGGAAGGGCTGTTTGGAACATATGAATTAGATAACACCATGCCAACCGATATTACAAAAGAAAACCTTTCTTTTCCAGCTTCCCGAAGTGCCAGATTACAAACGCTGACGCGTGGACAAACAGGTGCAGTAACAGCACTTGGTTATGCTTCTTTACGGGGTTACGGTCAGGTTCATCCAACTGTTGGGGAGGTTCGTGTCGGAAAGCTGCCAATCTATGTAGAGCATCCCAATGAGCCTGAACAGACAGCCGAAGATAGTTACTATATCGGAGAGATCAAGGTTTCTGAAGTAGAATCGTTTGTACCTGTCTCTATTAAAAACGAGCAAAATGAAGAAGAATTAGATTTTGAGATTGGCTATGGCATATGCTATGGACAAAATGAAACAAAAGCAATAGCAATGAGCATTTTAGATCAGTGTTTAGAGCATCCGGAAGCCAGCTTTCCTACGCATGATGAAGAGTTTGTTCTATTGCATATCGATTCGGTGGAAGCAACAGGATTTATATCGCATCTGAAACTCCCGCATTATGTTACCTTCCAATCGAAGCTGGGAAGTATACGTGAGGTTAAAAAGAAAGGGGGAGCGCAATGA
- a CDS encoding PadR family transcriptional regulator, producing MSVSGQMMKGLLDGAILGLISQGETYGYEILEKLKEQDFPEISDGSIYPVLLRLSKKGYVQTELKKSDTGGPKRKYYTITVKGLEELAIFRNKWTYLNKGMNNLMRSVEDAK from the coding sequence ATGTCAGTATCTGGTCAGATGATGAAGGGATTATTAGACGGCGCCATATTAGGTTTGATTTCACAAGGGGAAACGTATGGGTATGAAATTCTTGAGAAATTAAAAGAACAAGACTTCCCAGAGATCAGCGATGGAAGTATCTACCCTGTCCTTCTTCGTTTAAGCAAAAAAGGGTACGTTCAAACCGAATTAAAAAAATCCGATACAGGTGGCCCAAAACGAAAATACTACACAATCACTGTAAAAGGATTAGAAGAACTAGCTATTTTCCGTAATAAATGGACTTATTTGAATAAAGGGATGAACAATTTGATGAGGAGTGTGGAAGATGCTAAGTAA
- a CDS encoding PspA/IM30 family protein: MSTNIFTRMKDSISADLHTMMDKKEQKNPIAALNHYLRQSEQEKEKVRKLIDRQYKLKEEFAREYMKAQDLADKRQKQAQIAERAQEEEMHEFALKEQEEYQNRAERMKASREEAITQLENLEQKYEEMKHRLKDMHLRRMELMGRENIAKANHQINQVVDESPEKPFSKFREMEQYIENLEYKVNSAYYKSTFDSKIAAIEKKLDEKDVN; the protein is encoded by the coding sequence ATGTCAACAAATATTTTTACGCGAATGAAGGATTCCATTTCAGCAGATTTACACACCATGATGGATAAAAAGGAACAAAAAAATCCGATTGCGGCGTTAAATCATTATTTACGTCAAAGTGAACAGGAAAAAGAAAAAGTGAGAAAATTGATTGACCGTCAATATAAATTAAAAGAAGAATTTGCACGGGAGTATATGAAAGCCCAAGACCTTGCAGATAAGCGTCAGAAACAAGCACAAATCGCAGAACGCGCTCAGGAAGAAGAAATGCATGAATTTGCTTTAAAAGAGCAAGAAGAGTATCAAAATCGTGCTGAACGCATGAAAGCATCCAGAGAGGAAGCCATTACCCAGCTTGAAAATCTGGAGCAGAAATACGAAGAAATGAAGCATCGCCTGAAGGATATGCACCTGCGTCGTATGGAGCTGATGGGACGTGAAAATATTGCCAAAGCAAATCACCAAATCAATCAGGTCGTGGATGAATCACCAGAAAAACCCTTCTCCAAGTTTAGAGAGATGGAGCAATATATCGAAAACCTGGAGTACAAAGTAAACAGTGCTTACTATAAAAGTACTTTTGACAGTAAAATTGCTGCCATTGAAAAGAAATTAGATGAAAAGGACGTAAACTAG
- a CDS encoding flagellar basal body rod protein has translation MKKFMLFIGGLIAVFVLLVNLGPMVLLALSAGLLYVCFKKFIKTDSVAAKIGWAILGLIVVSIAFSNLYAVLGVAAAYALYLIYKNWNTPEGSVVHEIKEDDDPFTNFEKQWAELNK, from the coding sequence ATGAAAAAATTCATGTTGTTTATCGGAGGACTTATTGCAGTATTTGTCCTTCTCGTAAATTTAGGTCCAATGGTATTACTGGCATTAAGCGCAGGTTTACTATATGTATGCTTCAAAAAATTTATCAAAACAGATTCTGTAGCTGCCAAAATAGGGTGGGCGATTCTAGGATTAATTGTAGTAAGCATCGCATTCTCAAACCTTTACGCCGTTTTAGGTGTTGCGGCAGCTTATGCGCTTTACCTCATTTATAAAAACTGGAATACACCGGAAGGCTCTGTTGTCCACGAAATAAAGGAAGATGATGATCCGTTTACAAATTTTGAAAAACAGTGGGCAGAGTTAAATAAATAA
- a CDS encoding ATP-binding cassette domain-containing protein, whose amino-acid sequence MHEEPILRVRNLNKQFGKGCIHCFDKRERQLEKNYCPICGTVYACQDVSLDLFPGEILGIVGESGSGKSTMMQCLYFDAPVTSGEVYLNNEELKDQNVLELSQQKKRYIRNHKYGMVYQNPVNGLKMNFSSIGNIAEKLIAAGNRNVSSMEATGNRLLEHVQIPLFRSKEEPRNFSGGMQQRVQIAKALSNNPPILFLDEVTTGLDLSVQANVLDLIKEIQRKWGISMIVVSHDLAVIRMLADRTMVMLNGAVIEEGLTDQILEDPQQAYTQRLVYSLL is encoded by the coding sequence ATGCATGAAGAACCGATATTACGTGTGCGAAATCTAAATAAACAGTTTGGAAAAGGTTGTATCCATTGTTTTGATAAAAGAGAAAGGCAATTGGAGAAAAATTACTGCCCGATATGTGGAACAGTGTATGCATGCCAGGATGTATCCCTGGATTTGTTTCCAGGAGAAATATTAGGAATTGTTGGAGAGAGTGGCAGCGGGAAATCCACAATGATGCAGTGTCTTTATTTTGATGCACCGGTAACCTCTGGGGAGGTTTATCTAAATAACGAGGAATTAAAGGATCAAAATGTTTTGGAATTATCGCAACAGAAAAAAAGATATATTCGTAATCACAAATACGGAATGGTTTATCAAAATCCGGTAAATGGACTGAAAATGAATTTTTCCTCTATCGGAAATATTGCGGAAAAGCTTATTGCAGCTGGAAACCGTAATGTATCATCTATGGAAGCAACGGGAAATAGGCTGCTTGAGCATGTGCAAATCCCGCTGTTTCGTTCAAAAGAAGAACCGCGAAACTTTTCCGGCGGGATGCAGCAGCGGGTGCAAATAGCGAAGGCGTTGTCGAATAATCCGCCGATACTATTTTTAGATGAAGTAACGACAGGGTTAGACTTGTCTGTCCAGGCGAATGTACTCGATTTAATAAAAGAAATTCAGCGCAAATGGGGCATTAGTATGATTGTAGTTTCTCATGATCTCGCAGTTATTCGCATGCTGGCCGATCGAACGATGGTCATGCTGAATGGAGCCGTTATTGAAGAAGGCCTGACGGATCAAATTTTAGAAGATCCGCAACAAGCTTATACGCAACGTTTAGTTTATTCATTATTATAG